Proteins encoded by one window of Vampirovibrionales bacterium:
- the polA gene encoding DNA polymerase I — MPGHLLLIDGHSLAFRVYYALERTQMSASDKTPVWAVYGFLNALFSLLRKTSPEAIAVSFDVGRETFRTELYPQYKAHRESMPESMRSQMTLIRQGVEKLGIPVYELPQFEADDVIGTLARQASEEGWAVQILTGDQDAFQLVSAEAGVSVLIPARTPKEEARAYATRDDVFAKYGVYPEQVVDFKALKGDPSDNIPGVPGIGDKTAASLLAQHQTLQGVYANLDAQKGKLRERLETYRDQAFLSQRLATIDRQAPIRADFAHCGLSIPDLPDFLAYLDRLEFRSFRQQAPDLLRPFLTDADSDVFSPAAVSTSSTVSAASVTSLAVTPPTGDQAGQRSLFASAPESSESSQTPPSQAALLRPPISEIEHELVVSADQLAAWTARLRAAGAFAIDLETTGLDMFADTIVGVSLAYFEGDAWPRITRRAALPLTLADGPQEFMALEALAEPQARAIRAAYIPVAHSQSDAPQLGWEATREALRPLLEDDAIVKIAHNAKFERQMLLSHGVSLRGLVVDTMLASYVARAERRHGLKSLAYELFRFEMRDLRDIIGSGKKEISFRDAPIAEAAPYAAADAYATLRLAEYFVRTLDSERQTLLYELELPLTDVLARMEREGVHLDAAYLGSLSARMGERLLAMEAEIHALAGLPFNINSPRQVGDVLFERLGIAPLHKTKTKSAYSTDAKALERLAGEHPVVQKILDYRQLFKLKSTYVDSLPTMVNPADGRIHTSFNQTVAATGRLSSSDPNLQNIPIRAEEGRQIRAAFIPHHPEAGDRLVSADYSQIELRLLAHYSEDPHLTRAFEEGLDVHAATAALVFGVDLADVTKEMRYKAKTVNFGVIYGQTAHGLAQQLRIPRAEAAEFIERYFAQYPRVRAAIEGVQDQARETGRVVTLCGRARDLSEGLKSEVRSIREFSERAAFNTLLQGSAADLMKAAMIALMRRLDAHGARSRLLLQVHDELVLNVVAEESTLLDTLIRDAMTLEQPLRVPLAVDIQSGPSWLES; from the coding sequence ATGCCCGGACACCTGCTCCTGATTGACGGCCACTCGCTGGCGTTTCGCGTGTATTACGCGTTGGAACGCACGCAGATGAGCGCATCGGACAAGACGCCGGTGTGGGCCGTGTATGGTTTCTTGAACGCGCTGTTTAGTCTGCTGCGCAAAACGAGTCCTGAGGCCATCGCGGTCTCATTCGACGTTGGGCGCGAGACGTTTCGCACCGAGCTGTATCCGCAATATAAGGCGCATCGCGAGTCGATGCCCGAGTCAATGCGCTCGCAAATGACGCTCATTCGCCAAGGCGTGGAGAAACTGGGGATTCCAGTCTATGAATTGCCGCAATTTGAAGCCGATGACGTGATTGGCACGCTCGCCCGCCAGGCCAGCGAAGAGGGCTGGGCGGTCCAGATTTTGACCGGCGATCAGGACGCATTCCAACTGGTGAGCGCAGAAGCTGGCGTCTCGGTACTGATTCCGGCGCGAACGCCCAAAGAAGAGGCGCGCGCCTATGCGACCCGCGACGACGTGTTTGCCAAGTACGGCGTGTATCCTGAACAGGTCGTTGATTTCAAAGCGCTGAAGGGCGACCCCTCGGATAATATTCCCGGCGTGCCGGGGATTGGCGATAAGACCGCCGCCTCGTTGTTGGCGCAACACCAGACGCTGCAAGGCGTTTATGCGAATCTGGACGCGCAGAAAGGCAAGCTGCGCGAGCGATTGGAAACGTATCGCGATCAGGCGTTTCTCAGTCAACGGCTGGCGACAATCGATCGGCAGGCGCCGATTCGCGCAGACTTTGCGCATTGCGGGCTGTCGATCCCTGATCTGCCGGATTTTCTGGCGTATCTCGATCGATTGGAGTTTCGCAGCTTTCGTCAACAGGCCCCGGATTTGCTGCGGCCATTTCTGACAGACGCAGATTCTGACGTCTTCTCGCCTGCCGCCGTTTCGACTTCTTCGACGGTTTCTGCCGCCTCAGTTACGTCGCTTGCTGTGACGCCGCCGACCGGCGATCAGGCCGGGCAACGTTCGCTGTTCGCCAGCGCGCCCGAGTCGTCGGAATCATCGCAAACGCCGCCCTCCCAAGCGGCGTTACTCCGCCCGCCCATCAGCGAAATCGAGCACGAGCTGGTCGTCTCCGCCGATCAGTTGGCCGCCTGGACGGCGCGCCTACGCGCGGCGGGCGCGTTTGCGATTGATTTGGAAACCACCGGACTTGATATGTTCGCTGATACGATTGTCGGCGTATCGTTGGCCTATTTTGAGGGCGACGCATGGCCGCGAATCACCCGACGCGCCGCGCTGCCGTTGACGCTGGCGGATGGTCCTCAAGAGTTTATGGCGCTGGAGGCTCTTGCCGAGCCGCAAGCCCGCGCCATTCGCGCAGCGTATATTCCTGTGGCGCATTCGCAGAGTGACGCGCCGCAACTGGGTTGGGAGGCGACGCGCGAGGCGCTGCGCCCGCTGCTGGAAGACGACGCGATCGTTAAAATTGCGCATAACGCCAAATTCGAGCGCCAGATGTTACTCTCTCACGGCGTGAGCCTGCGCGGACTGGTCGTTGATACCATGTTGGCCAGCTACGTCGCGCGCGCCGAACGACGTCATGGGCTTAAATCGCTAGCCTATGAGCTGTTTCGTTTTGAAATGCGCGACCTGCGAGACATCATTGGCAGTGGCAAGAAAGAGATCTCGTTTCGTGACGCGCCCATCGCCGAAGCGGCACCGTATGCGGCAGCAGACGCCTATGCGACGCTGCGACTCGCGGAATATTTCGTCCGCACGCTGGATTCAGAGCGACAAACGTTATTATATGAGCTTGAACTGCCGCTGACAGACGTGTTAGCGCGCATGGAGCGAGAAGGCGTTCATCTGGATGCCGCCTATCTCGGGAGCCTCAGCGCGCGCATGGGCGAGCGCCTGTTGGCGATGGAAGCAGAAATTCACGCGCTGGCGGGCTTGCCGTTTAATATCAATTCGCCGCGACAGGTGGGAGATGTTCTTTTTGAGCGTCTGGGCATCGCGCCGCTGCACAAAACCAAGACAAAATCCGCTTACAGCACCGACGCCAAGGCTCTGGAGCGTCTTGCGGGCGAACATCCTGTGGTGCAGAAGATTTTAGATTATCGTCAACTGTTTAAGCTTAAATCTACTTACGTGGACAGTCTGCCCACAATGGTAAACCCGGCTGACGGGCGCATTCATACCAGCTTTAATCAGACCGTGGCGGCCACCGGGCGGCTCTCCAGCAGCGACCCGAATTTACAGAACATCCCCATTCGCGCCGAAGAAGGCCGTCAGATTCGCGCCGCCTTTATTCCGCATCATCCCGAGGCGGGCGATCGGCTCGTATCGGCGGATTATTCGCAAATTGAACTGCGCTTGCTCGCCCATTACAGCGAAGATCCGCATCTGACCCGCGCATTCGAGGAAGGATTGGATGTTCATGCGGCGACGGCAGCCCTGGTGTTCGGCGTCGATCTCGCGGACGTAACCAAGGAGATGCGCTACAAGGCCAAAACCGTCAATTTTGGCGTGATTTACGGCCAAACTGCGCATGGCCTGGCGCAACAACTCCGCATTCCGCGCGCGGAGGCAGCGGAATTTATCGAGCGCTATTTTGCGCAATATCCCCGCGTGCGCGCCGCCATTGAGGGGGTTCAGGATCAGGCGCGCGAAACCGGCCGCGTAGTAACCCTGTGCGGGCGCGCCCGCGATCTCAGCGAAGGGCTCAAGAGCGAGGTGCGCAGCATCCGCGAATTTTCGGAGCGAGCGGCGTTTAACACGCTGCTACAAGGTTCCGCCGCCGACTTGATGAAAGCGGCCATGATCGCGCTGATGCGACGGCTCGACGCGCACGGCGCGCGCAGCAGGCTATTGCTTCAGGTCCACGATGAACTGGTGCTTAACGTCGTGGCCGAGGAGTCGACGCTTTTAGACACGCTTATCCGGGACGCCATGACGCTTGAGCAACCGCTGCGCGTGCCGCTGGCCGTGGATATCCAGTCGGGCCCCTCGTGGCTGGAAAGCTAG
- the nhaA gene encoding Na+/H+ antiporter NhaA → MVIGPFQKFFQLSASGAILLLLAALTAFLLANSPLAGGYNQFWNTPISIAFGPFSSAHSLHFWINDGLMAIFFFVVGLEIKRELLVGELSTRKQAMFPIMAAIGGMLLPGLIFSAFNPPGSAYFTGWGIPTVTDIAFAIGVLALLGDRVPLGLKVFLTALAIIDDLGAVLIIALFYSHAIEWHYIILSIALIGVLMLMNRSGARQLLYYAILGVALWYAMLMSGVHPTLAGVLLAFTIPANSKIRADQFCEDGVSTFNRIATTCSRIEDCSILSEKDYQESVQHIETLCEEAQSPLQRLEHSLGPWVTYFIMPVFALANASVSIGSYHLTDALLHPVTLGILLGLIFGKQLGITAFAWLSVRLGWTTLPVGISWAQVYGASCLGGIGFTMSIFITNLAFAEPELISAAKIGILLASLLSGILGCLALWRFLPKRSQNTETIV, encoded by the coding sequence TTGGTAATCGGGCCATTCCAGAAATTCTTCCAACTTTCTGCATCTGGAGCCATTCTCCTGCTGTTGGCGGCATTAACCGCTTTTCTGCTGGCCAACTCTCCTTTGGCAGGGGGGTACAACCAATTCTGGAATACCCCCATTTCTATCGCATTTGGCCCCTTCTCCTCGGCGCATTCCCTGCACTTTTGGATTAACGATGGCCTTATGGCTATCTTCTTCTTTGTGGTGGGTCTGGAGATCAAGAGAGAATTACTGGTTGGAGAACTGTCCACCCGAAAACAGGCGATGTTCCCCATCATGGCGGCCATCGGCGGCATGCTGCTTCCCGGATTGATATTCTCTGCTTTCAATCCACCCGGCTCCGCCTACTTTACCGGATGGGGTATCCCCACCGTTACAGATATCGCCTTCGCTATCGGGGTGTTGGCATTGCTCGGCGATAGAGTTCCACTGGGGTTGAAAGTGTTTCTGACGGCGTTGGCAATCATAGACGACCTTGGAGCGGTTCTCATTATTGCGTTGTTTTACTCCCATGCTATCGAGTGGCATTACATCATTCTCTCCATCGCCTTAATTGGCGTGCTAATGCTGATGAACCGCTCCGGCGCCCGCCAGCTCCTGTACTATGCGATTCTTGGAGTCGCTCTCTGGTATGCCATGTTGATGTCAGGCGTTCACCCGACCTTGGCAGGCGTATTGCTTGCATTCACCATTCCGGCCAACTCCAAGATTCGGGCAGATCAATTTTGCGAAGATGGCGTTTCAACCTTCAATCGCATTGCAACAACATGCTCTCGCATCGAAGATTGTTCTATTCTCTCGGAGAAAGACTATCAGGAGAGTGTTCAGCATATCGAAACCCTATGCGAGGAGGCGCAATCCCCGCTTCAGCGCTTGGAGCATTCACTCGGTCCCTGGGTAACGTACTTTATAATGCCCGTGTTTGCCCTTGCGAATGCAAGCGTCTCCATTGGCTCTTACCATTTGACGGACGCTTTGTTGCATCCTGTTACGCTGGGCATCCTGCTGGGCCTGATATTCGGAAAGCAATTGGGGATTACCGCCTTCGCGTGGCTATCTGTCAGACTGGGGTGGACAACATTACCCGTTGGCATTAGCTGGGCTCAGGTGTATGGCGCCAGTTGTCTTGGCGGGATCGGTTTTACTATGTCCATCTTTATTACCAACCTTGCCTTTGCGGAGCCGGAGCTTATATCGGCCGCAAAAATAGGTATCCTTCTGGCATCGCTGCTTTCCGGAATCCTGGGATGCTTGGCGCTTTGGCGTTTCTTGCCGAAGCGCAGTCAAAATACGGAGACAATCGTTTGA
- a CDS encoding riboflavin synthase has translation MFTGLIEEVGVVQAVDASPAGSTITVSARDVLQDADIGASIAIDGVCTTIVAKTLGAFTIEASPETLSKTTFGDYRSGVRVNLERPLRPADRIGGHFVSGHVDGRARVVSVQEDGISFIYHFRLLDPALASYFIEKGSVAVDGISLTVNTIEGLVFSVAIIPHTLSHTSLGDRAPDTLVNIETDLIGKYIKRLVETGALGALNSAVGASSTPLWGTPMGPSQTIGKSTLHAGGWFNLEPPQD, from the coding sequence ATGTTCACTGGATTGATTGAGGAAGTCGGCGTCGTTCAGGCGGTAGATGCCTCGCCCGCTGGCAGTACCATCACGGTCAGCGCGCGCGACGTGCTGCAGGACGCCGACATTGGCGCCAGCATCGCCATCGATGGCGTCTGCACGACGATTGTTGCCAAAACCCTTGGCGCATTCACCATTGAAGCGTCTCCCGAAACGCTCTCCAAAACAACTTTTGGCGATTACCGCTCCGGCGTGCGCGTGAATCTGGAGCGTCCGCTCAGGCCAGCCGATCGCATTGGCGGCCATTTTGTCAGTGGCCATGTCGACGGCCGCGCGCGCGTGGTCTCTGTTCAGGAAGACGGCATCAGCTTTATCTATCATTTTCGGCTGCTGGACCCGGCGCTGGCGTCGTATTTTATCGAGAAAGGCTCTGTCGCCGTTGACGGTATCAGTCTCACGGTCAACACAATTGAAGGGCTCGTCTTTTCGGTTGCGATTATTCCCCACACGCTCAGCCATACGAGTCTGGGCGATCGCGCCCCGGATACGCTGGTCAATATCGAAACCGATTTAATTGGTAAATATATTAAGCGTCTGGTCGAAACCGGGGCGCTGGGGGCGCTGAATTCGGCGGTGGGAGCCAGTTCGACTCCTCTGTGGGGGACGCCTATGGGGCCTTCGCAAACTATTGGAAAAAGCACCTTGCACGCTGGCGGCTGGTTTAATCTGGAGCCGCCGCAAGACTGA
- a CDS encoding Hsp20/alpha crystallin family protein produces MMMTLRPITDVKGDLSRIFEEMDRMLEPLSPAWRPAGRAQGQTPGVPAINLALSEQELIIEASVAGYAPEDIDVEVENNVLMISARGDNAREHAGKVLHREIFEGQFTRKMTLPAEVRPEDAKASFKDGLLTIKIPLAVQTRRTKVAITQAESAVG; encoded by the coding sequence ATGATGATGACACTGCGCCCTATTACTGACGTGAAAGGCGATCTGTCACGGATTTTCGAAGAAATGGATCGCATGTTGGAACCCCTGTCGCCTGCCTGGCGTCCTGCCGGGCGCGCTCAGGGCCAGACGCCGGGCGTTCCCGCAATTAATCTGGCGCTCAGCGAGCAGGAACTCATTATAGAAGCCAGCGTTGCTGGGTATGCGCCCGAAGACATCGACGTGGAAGTCGAAAATAACGTCCTGATGATCTCGGCTCGTGGCGACAATGCGCGCGAACACGCCGGTAAGGTCCTTCACCGGGAGATCTTCGAAGGGCAATTTACCCGCAAGATGACCCTGCCGGCCGAAGTCCGCCCTGAAGACGCCAAGGCGAGTTTCAAAGACGGCTTGCTTACCATTAAAATCCCGTTGGCGGTTCAGACGCGTCGCACCAAAGTGGCGATTACTCAGGCTGAATCTGCCGTCGGGTAA
- a CDS encoding glycosyltransferase codes for MTPRSLRLCFVADASNIHVRRWLGYFVAQGHTALCISDKPGTIDGVEMIEAPTRDSLLASGRKAAKTDVVKARARVIQTVAERWRPDVVHAIFLYMRGWSAALANVHPLAITLLGSDIFLPMGQYRNRLHWMRDVALNQGALRQADLVTAVNAALATEARRLAGEATPLALIPIGTDLGVFQPQADPVRQQALRETLALPSTAWIILSPRQIAPIYNIEILLDAMPGVLAKIPNAVLLLKDAFGDSEARQHYVGELKARAQSLGLLDATRWIGEVPYGSLPDYYHLADAVVSIPSTDGLPVTLFDAMACGTPVITGDLPSYDDIAIHERSGLRLSSLTPQALCEALIRLHGDAPLNARLIDGGREIAASAGCFETQMAKMEALYQSLAGPTPGGGLRLSSVFNDLVYKTLIRAC; via the coding sequence ATGACGCCCCGATCGCTTCGCCTTTGTTTTGTCGCCGACGCCTCTAACATTCATGTCCGGCGCTGGCTCGGCTATTTTGTGGCGCAAGGTCATACGGCGCTGTGTATTTCTGACAAACCCGGTACGATCGACGGGGTAGAAATGATAGAGGCCCCCACGCGCGATTCGCTGCTGGCCTCGGGGCGAAAAGCGGCCAAAACCGACGTGGTGAAGGCGCGCGCTCGTGTGATTCAAACTGTCGCCGAGCGCTGGCGCCCGGATGTTGTCCATGCGATTTTTCTGTATATGCGCGGCTGGTCGGCGGCGCTGGCCAACGTTCATCCGCTGGCGATTACGCTCTTGGGTTCCGACATCTTTTTGCCGATGGGGCAATACCGCAACCGCCTGCACTGGATGCGCGACGTGGCCCTGAATCAGGGCGCTTTGCGTCAGGCGGACCTTGTCACGGCCGTCAATGCGGCGCTGGCCACAGAAGCCCGGCGTTTGGCGGGCGAAGCGACGCCTCTGGCGCTGATTCCCATCGGCACGGATCTCGGCGTCTTCCAGCCCCAGGCGGATCCCGTGCGGCAACAGGCTCTGCGCGAGACGCTTGCGCTGCCGTCGACTGCGTGGATCATTCTGAGCCCGCGCCAAATCGCGCCGATCTATAACATTGAGATCCTGCTGGATGCGATGCCCGGTGTTCTGGCTAAAATCCCTAATGCCGTTCTGCTGCTGAAGGACGCGTTTGGGGATAGCGAGGCGCGTCAGCATTATGTCGGCGAGCTGAAAGCGCGCGCGCAATCGCTGGGCCTCCTTGACGCCACGCGCTGGATCGGCGAAGTCCCCTACGGGTCGCTGCCCGATTATTATCATCTGGCGGACGCGGTAGTCTCGATCCCCAGTACGGACGGTCTGCCTGTAACGCTGTTTGACGCCATGGCGTGCGGAACGCCGGTCATCACCGGTGATTTACCGTCTTACGATGACATCGCGATTCATGAGCGCAGCGGCCTTCGGCTCTCTTCTCTCACGCCGCAGGCGCTCTGCGAGGCGTTGATTCGCCTGCATGGCGATGCGCCCCTGAACGCGCGTCTCATCGACGGCGGTCGCGAAATTGCCGCCAGCGCCGGATGTTTCGAGACGCAAATGGCCAAAATGGAGGCGCTCTATCAATCGCTCGCGGGGCCGACGCCTGGGGGCGGGCTGAGACTGTCTTCGGTGTTTAACGATCTCGTGTATAAAACCCTGATTCGCGCGTGTTGA
- a CDS encoding sodium-translocating pyrophosphatase, with the protein MNIPTHDTTTGILVFALLSSVAAILYGAIVRRWILGLSAGSARMQEIAAAIEEGAKAYMSRQYRTITLAAIILAALLFWAFSVEKNSVEYGLYMGGGFALGAFLSGLAGFIGMFVSVRANVRTAEAARHGMKAALNVAFKGGAVTGILVVGLALLGVTGFYCMIQASPTPAQMFPAIVGLAFGSSLISVFARLGGGIFTKAADVGADLVGKVEAGIPEDDPRNPAVIADNVGDNVGDCAGMAADLFETYAVTAVAAMFLGHLLFPQDPQAIAYPLMLGGLSILASIVSTFFVQVGQDNDPMKALYKGFYAVVGISSALIVGATWLFFSHGFGGYGPWALSGSALVGIFVTMAMFWITDYYTSTQYEPVHIVARASETGHATNIIAGLAIGLKSTAAPSLVICLGILASFFMAGLYGIAIAGVAMLSIAGIVIALDAYGPITDNAGGIAEMSDMGDEVRAVTDPLDAIGNTTKAVTKGYAIGSAGLASVVLFSSYVQDLNAAAIVKAPLSLLANMASLKALFSLSDPYVIVGLFVGGLIPFIFGAMAMEAVGRAGGRVVEEVRAQFRERPGIMAGTEKPDYARCVDIVTRHALKQMMVPALLPVVIPVIILLLGSFAPEGDYAAIKTIGGVLVGSIVTGIFVAISMTSGGGAWDNAKKYIEDGNLGGKGSPAHQASVTGDTVGDPYKDTAGPAINPVIKILNIVALLLVAFLV; encoded by the coding sequence ATGAACATCCCCACTCACGATACGACGACCGGTATTCTGGTTTTCGCCCTCCTCAGCAGCGTCGCCGCCATTTTATACGGCGCGATCGTCCGACGCTGGATTCTGGGGCTGAGCGCCGGTTCTGCGCGCATGCAGGAAATCGCCGCGGCCATTGAAGAAGGCGCCAAGGCCTATATGAGCCGGCAATACCGCACGATTACGCTTGCCGCTATTATTCTGGCCGCTTTGCTGTTCTGGGCGTTCTCGGTGGAAAAAAACAGCGTGGAATACGGCTTGTATATGGGCGGCGGCTTTGCGCTGGGCGCGTTTCTCAGCGGGCTTGCCGGGTTTATCGGAATGTTTGTTTCCGTGCGCGCCAATGTGCGGACCGCCGAAGCCGCGCGTCACGGGATGAAAGCGGCCCTCAACGTCGCATTCAAAGGCGGCGCCGTGACCGGCATTCTGGTTGTGGGGCTCGCCTTGTTGGGCGTGACGGGCTTCTATTGCATGATTCAAGCGTCGCCAACCCCGGCGCAGATGTTTCCCGCCATCGTGGGGCTGGCCTTTGGATCGAGCCTGATTAGCGTCTTCGCCCGCCTGGGCGGCGGCATCTTTACCAAGGCGGCCGATGTCGGCGCGGATCTCGTCGGCAAAGTCGAAGCGGGTATCCCGGAGGACGATCCCCGTAACCCGGCCGTGATTGCCGATAATGTGGGCGACAACGTGGGCGACTGCGCCGGAATGGCGGCTGATTTATTTGAAACCTACGCCGTGACCGCCGTTGCGGCAATGTTTCTGGGGCATTTGCTCTTTCCCCAGGATCCCCAGGCTATCGCCTATCCCCTGATGCTGGGCGGATTGTCTATTTTAGCGTCCATTGTCTCTACTTTCTTCGTTCAAGTGGGGCAAGACAATGATCCGATGAAAGCCCTTTATAAAGGCTTTTACGCCGTTGTTGGGATTTCTTCCGCGTTGATTGTCGGCGCGACATGGCTGTTTTTCTCGCACGGGTTTGGCGGATACGGCCCGTGGGCATTATCTGGCTCAGCTCTGGTGGGTATTTTCGTCACCATGGCGATGTTCTGGATCACCGATTACTACACTTCCACCCAGTATGAACCCGTTCATATCGTGGCGCGCGCGTCAGAAACCGGTCATGCAACCAATATCATCGCCGGACTGGCCATTGGTCTGAAATCGACCGCGGCGCCGTCGTTGGTCATCTGTCTGGGTATTCTGGCGTCATTTTTTATGGCTGGCCTGTACGGCATTGCGATTGCGGGCGTAGCGATGCTTTCTATTGCCGGCATCGTGATTGCGTTGGACGCCTATGGCCCGATTACCGACAATGCGGGCGGCATCGCCGAAATGTCGGACATGGGCGACGAAGTCCGCGCCGTAACCGACCCGCTGGACGCAATTGGCAACACGACAAAGGCCGTGACAAAAGGCTACGCCATCGGCTCGGCCGGACTGGCTTCTGTTGTGCTGTTTTCGTCGTATGTTCAGGATCTTAATGCGGCGGCAATTGTGAAAGCGCCGTTGTCACTGCTGGCGAATATGGCCTCGCTGAAAGCGTTGTTCTCGCTCAGTGATCCGTATGTGATTGTAGGCCTCTTTGTCGGCGGACTGATCCCGTTTATCTTCGGCGCGATGGCGATGGAAGCCGTCGGACGCGCCGGGGGCCGCGTGGTGGAAGAAGTCCGCGCCCAGTTTCGCGAGCGGCCGGGCATTATGGCAGGTACTGAAAAGCCCGATTACGCGCGCTGCGTGGATATCGTCACTCGTCATGCCCTGAAGCAGATGATGGTGCCGGCGTTGCTGCCGGTGGTGATTCCTGTGATCATCCTGTTACTCGGATCGTTTGCGCCAGAAGGCGATTACGCCGCGATCAAGACCATTGGCGGCGTGCTGGTCGGCAGTATTGTGACCGGTATCTTTGTCGCCATCTCGATGACCTCGGGCGGCGGCGCGTGGGACAATGCCAAAAAATACATCGAAGACGGGAATCTCGGCGGTAAGGGCTCTCCGGCGCATCAGGCGTCGGTCACGGGCGATACGGTGGGCGATCCCTATAAAGACACCGCAGGCCCCGCCATTAACCCGGTCATCAAGATTTTGAATATCGTCGCGCTTTTGCTGGTAGCGTTTCTCGTCTAA
- a CDS encoding EVE domain-containing protein, protein MTHYWLMKTEPNEFSYEDLARDGRACWDGVRNHLAQRHLKQMAVGDEALIYHSVGPKSIVGIARITRTAYPDPTAQAGSPWMAVDIEPLKPLPHAVTLAQIKQSPSLAELPLIRQSRLSVMPVSDEAFRELLMMGGLEAVAAPPRREETVT, encoded by the coding sequence ATGACCCATTACTGGCTGATGAAAACCGAACCCAACGAGTTTTCGTACGAAGATCTGGCGCGAGACGGGCGAGCGTGCTGGGACGGCGTGCGGAATCATCTGGCGCAACGCCACCTGAAGCAAATGGCGGTCGGCGATGAGGCGCTGATCTATCACAGCGTGGGGCCCAAAAGTATTGTGGGTATCGCTCGTATCACCAGAACCGCCTACCCGGATCCCACGGCGCAGGCGGGTTCTCCCTGGATGGCCGTTGATATTGAACCCCTGAAGCCCCTGCCGCACGCCGTGACGCTGGCGCAGATCAAACAAAGCCCGTCACTGGCGGAACTGCCGTTGATCCGTCAGTCGCGGCTATCTGTGATGCCCGTGTCAGACGAGGCTTTTAGAGAATTACTGATGATGGGCGGTCTGGAAGCAGTCGCAGCCCCACCCAGGCGAGAAGAAACCGTGACGTAA